The segment TCTTTCAAATCGTTGATAGCATCGTAAATAATAGAATAACTTCTGATATCGATTTCTTCTTTTTGTGCTATCTGACGTGCATTTCCGGCAGGACGAACATTAAATCCAATAATGATAGCATCAGAAGCTGAAGCCAACATTACGTCAGTTTCGGTAATCGCACCAACACCTTTATGGATAATATTGATTTGGATTTCATCCGTAGACAATTTAGAGAACTCACTCGAAAGTGCTTCTACCGAACCATCCACGTCTCCTTTAAGGATAATGTTCAATTCTTTAAACTGACCTAATGCAATACGACGACCAATTTCCGCCAAGGTAATATGACGTTGTGTTCTAACCGATTGCTCACGCATTAATTGTAAACGTTTTGTTGCAATTTGTTTTGCTTCTCTTTCGTCTTCGAATACGTTGAATTTATCTCCGGCAGTTGACGCACCATCCAAACCTAAAATAGATATTGGCGTTGATGGTCCGGCCGTAGTAACACTATGTCCTCTTTCGTCATGCATGGCTTTCACTTTTCCGTGATTTTTTCCTGCCAATACATAATCTCCCACTTTCAAAGTTCCGGATTGTACCAATATCGTTGACACATAACCTCTTCCTTTGTCCAACTGTGCTTCCACAACAGTACCAACAGCAGGTTTATTAGGATTTGCTTTTAAGTCTAAAATTTCAGCTTCAAGCAATACTTTTTCTAACAATTCTTTTACGCCAGTTCCTTTTTTAGCAGAGATATCATGCGATTGGTATTTTCCACCCCAATCTTCTACTAATAAATTCATAGCGGCTAATTTCTCCTTAATCTTTTCAGGATTAGCGCCTTGTTTATCAATCTTGTTAATCGCAAATATCATCGGAACATTAGCAGCCTGCGCGTGGCTAATAGCTTCTTTGGTTTGTGGCATGATGTCATCATCCGCAGCCACCACAATGATAGCGATATCGGTAACCTGAGCTCCACGGGCACGCATCGCGGTAAACGCTTCGTGACCTGGTGTATCAAGGAAAGTGATTTTTTGTCCGCCTTCAAGCGTAACAGCATAAGCACCGATGTGCTGTGTAATTCCACCTGATTCTCCTGCGATTACATTTTCTTTACGGATATAATCCAGCAAGGAGGTTTTACCGTGATCCACGTGACCCATTACGGTTACGATTGGCGCACGAGATACTAAATCTTCTTCTTTATCTTCAATAATTTCTATCGAATCTTCGATATCTGTTGTGATAAATTCAACATCAAAACCAAACTCATCAGCAACGATTGATAAAGTTTCTGCATCCAATCTTTGGTTCATGGTTACCATGATTCCAAGTGACATACATGTTCCGATTACTTTTGTAATAGGCACATCCATCATGGTTGCAACTTCTCCAACAGTAACAAATTCTGTTACTTTGATAGTTTTGCTTCCTTCTTCAAGAGCCTGCATTTCGTCCTCACTTCTTTGACGGTGAGTGTCACGCTTGTCTCTTCTGTATTTTGCCGCTTTAGATTTGTTTCCTTTTCCTTGAAGACGCTCTAAAGTTTCTTTAATTTGGTTTTTAACTTCCTCTTCCGTTGGCTCTACTTTTTGAACTATCGCAGGACGATTTCCTTTTTGGAATCCACCGCCACCTGGTTTTGCTCCACCCGGTTTGTTTGGTCCAAAAGCATTTCCTCCGCCACCACCACCAACAACAGGTTTGCCTGGTTCTGGTTTGCCCGGAATTCTTTTTCTTTTATTCTTGTTTGCATTTGCATTTGCAGCTTGTTGGGCAGTTTGCCCAGGCGCAGCAGCAGCCGGTTTATTAGCATCTTTTTTAAACTCCTCTTTTTTCTTTTTGGGTTTATTAAATTGTGCTAAATCTATTTTTTGACCCGTTAATACCGGACCGGTAAGAGCTTGGTATTGTGTTGTATGCGTTTCGTCTACTGGTTCTTCAGCAACTGGCGCAGCTAATTTTTCTTCTTTCGGAGTAACAACTGGCGCTTCTTCTTTAACTTCTTTTTTCTCAACAACTGGTTTTGCTTCCTGAACCGGTTTTGCCGGTTGAACAGGAGCTGCTGGTGCTTTTGGTTCTAAATCGATTTTGCCAACTTGCTTTGGAGCAGTAATGGTTGCTTTCGCCTTAATCAACTCTTGTTGTTGCTGACGTTCTTCGTCTTGCTTGCGTTTGTCTTCGATTTCTTTTTCTCTTTCAATTCGAAGTGCTTCTTTTTCTTTTCTAATTTCTTCACTTACACCTTTTGAAGCTTCTTTATTCCCTTTGTCGCCGGCAAACTGTCCGCAAAGAATAGAATATACATCATCGGAAACTTTTGTGTTTGGGTTTGCCTCAATGACAATACCCTTATCCTTAAGATAATCCACAGCTCTTTCCAAAGAAATATTTAATTCCCTTAAAACTTTATTAATTCTAATATTTCCTTCAGACATAAAATTTTATTAATGTTAATCTATTTTGCGTTAAAAGACTAGTCCTGAAACTCTTCTTTCAATATTCTTATTACTTCTAAAATGGTTTCTTCTTCTAAATCGGTTCTTCTCACTAAATCGGCAACATCCTGATTCAAGATACTTCTTGCCGTATCCAATCCGATTTTTGCAAATTCGTCAATTACCCAACCATCGATTTCGTCTGAGAACTCTGTTAATTCAACATCATCTTCTTCAATAGCAGCACCTTCTCTGATTACGTCTAATTCGTAACCCGTTAAAAGTCCGGCCAATTTGATGTTGTGTCCTCCACGACCAATAGCTTTTGAAACTTCTTCTAATTTCAAGAAAACTTCCGCTCTTTTTTTCTCTTCGTCAATTTTAACTGAAGATACTTTTGCAGGGCTTAATGCTCTTGTGATATACAATTGCAAGTTGGTTGTATAGTTGATTACGTCGATATTTTCGTTTCCTAATTCGCGAACAATTCCGTGAATTCTTGAACCTTTCATACCAACACATGCTCCAACAGGATCAATTCTGTCATCATAAGAATCCACCGCTACTTTTGCTTTTTCACCCGGAATTCTCACTACGTTTTTAATCATAATCAAACCATCAAAAACTTCCGGAATTTCTTGCTCGAATAATTTTTCCAGGAATTTATCTGCCGTTCTCGACATGATAATTTGAGGTTTATTTCCTTTCAATTCAACGCTTTCAATGATTCCGCGAACGTTATCACCTTTACGGAAAAAGTCAGATGGAATTTGTTTTTCTTTTGGCAAAACAATTTCATTTCCTTCGTCATCAATCAAAATTACTACTCTTGGACGCACGTGATGTACTTCCGCAGTATAAATTTCGCCAATTAAATCTTTAAATTGTTTGTAAAGATTTGTGTTATCGTGCTCGTGAATTTTAGAAATCAAGTTTTGACGCAAAGCTAAGATAGCTCTTCTTCCCAAATCAATCAATTTTACTTCTTCGGAAACTTCTTCTCCGATTTCAAAATCGGCTTCAATTTTTCTTGCTTCTGTTAATGTAATTTCCTCATTTTCCAAATCCAAATCATCATCAGCAACGATAACTCTTCTTCTCCAGATTTCCATATCTCCTTTATCAGGATTGATGATAATATCAAAATTATCATCAGAACCGTATTTCTTTTTCAATGCGTTTCTAAATACATCTTCCAAAATCGCCATAAGCGTTACTCTGTCAATAAGCTTATCGTCTTTAAACTCTGAAAACGAATCGATTAATGCAATATTCTCCATGCCTAATTTAATTAAATATTATTGTAACAATTGCTTCTTTTATATCTGAATAAGGAATCTCGCGTTTGTGCTCAACCGTTTCTTTTCCTTTTCCAATTTTCTTTGGTTCTCTTGCCGTCCAGGAAAGCGTAATGCTTTCATCGGAAACCTGCTCTAATAACGCTTCTATAGTTTCGGTGGCGGTTTTTACTTTTAAAGTTCTTCCAATATTTTTTCGATATTGTCTAACCATTTTTAATGGTGTAGAAACTCCGGCCGAAGCTACTTCCAATGCGTAATCTTGTTCTTCACGGTCTAAATTATTATCGACTGCCCGACTTATATCGATACAATCCTGCAAATTTACACCATTATCTCCATCTAAAGTTACAATTACTTTGAATGTTTCGGTAACTGTCAAATCTACCAAAAACAAAGAAGGTTTTTCCTTTAATGCTTCTTCCAGTAAATCCGAAATTTTATCTTTAAATGCCATAGTTGTATAAAAAGAGGGAAGCATTGCTTCCCTCATTATTTAGTTTTGAATAGTAAATAACGGTGCAAATATAGTTATTTTTTTATAAACCAAAAATGATTGTCGAATCAAAAAAAAATAATACCTTTATTGTGTTAATTAATTTACAATCCAAAATTTACTTTTTATATCATGAAAAAAATCTTAGTACCTACGGACTTCTCAGATCACGCTTACTACGCCTTAAAAGTTGCTTCACAAATTGCTAAAAAAAATGGCGGTGAAATCATATTACTACATATGTTGGAAATACCTCATCAAGGTAGCGATGCTATTGGAACCGGTCACG is part of the Flavobacterium sangjuense genome and harbors:
- the infB gene encoding translation initiation factor IF-2, yielding MSEGNIRINKVLRELNISLERAVDYLKDKGIVIEANPNTKVSDDVYSILCGQFAGDKGNKEASKGVSEEIRKEKEALRIEREKEIEDKRKQDEERQQQQELIKAKATITAPKQVGKIDLEPKAPAAPVQPAKPVQEAKPVVEKKEVKEEAPVVTPKEEKLAAPVAEEPVDETHTTQYQALTGPVLTGQKIDLAQFNKPKKKKEEFKKDANKPAAAAPGQTAQQAANANANKNKRKRIPGKPEPGKPVVGGGGGGNAFGPNKPGGAKPGGGGFQKGNRPAIVQKVEPTEEEVKNQIKETLERLQGKGNKSKAAKYRRDKRDTHRQRSEDEMQALEEGSKTIKVTEFVTVGEVATMMDVPITKVIGTCMSLGIMVTMNQRLDAETLSIVADEFGFDVEFITTDIEDSIEIIEDKEEDLVSRAPIVTVMGHVDHGKTSLLDYIRKENVIAGESGGITQHIGAYAVTLEGGQKITFLDTPGHEAFTAMRARGAQVTDIAIIVVAADDDIMPQTKEAISHAQAANVPMIFAINKIDKQGANPEKIKEKLAAMNLLVEDWGGKYQSHDISAKKGTGVKELLEKVLLEAEILDLKANPNKPAVGTVVEAQLDKGRGYVSTILVQSGTLKVGDYVLAGKNHGKVKAMHDERGHSVTTAGPSTPISILGLDGASTAGDKFNVFEDEREAKQIATKRLQLMREQSVRTQRHITLAEIGRRIALGQFKELNIILKGDVDGSVEALSSEFSKLSTDEIQINIIHKGVGAITETDVMLASASDAIIIGFNVRPAGNARQIAQKEEIDIRSYSIIYDAINDLKDAMEGMLSPEMKEEVTGTAEIREIFKVSKVGTIAGCMVTDGKIYRNSKIRIIREGVVIFTGELATLKRFKDDVKEVAKGYDCGMQIKNYNDIEQLDLIEAFQEVEVKKKMK
- the nusA gene encoding transcription termination factor NusA, producing the protein MENIALIDSFSEFKDDKLIDRVTLMAILEDVFRNALKKKYGSDDNFDIIINPDKGDMEIWRRRVIVADDDLDLENEEITLTEARKIEADFEIGEEVSEEVKLIDLGRRAILALRQNLISKIHEHDNTNLYKQFKDLIGEIYTAEVHHVRPRVVILIDDEGNEIVLPKEKQIPSDFFRKGDNVRGIIESVELKGNKPQIIMSRTADKFLEKLFEQEIPEVFDGLIMIKNVVRIPGEKAKVAVDSYDDRIDPVGACVGMKGSRIHGIVRELGNENIDVINYTTNLQLYITRALSPAKVSSVKIDEEKKRAEVFLKLEEVSKAIGRGGHNIKLAGLLTGYELDVIREGAAIEEDDVELTEFSDEIDGWVIDEFAKIGLDTARSILNQDVADLVRRTDLEEETILEVIRILKEEFQD
- the rimP gene encoding ribosome assembly cofactor RimP; this encodes MAFKDKISDLLEEALKEKPSLFLVDLTVTETFKVIVTLDGDNGVNLQDCIDISRAVDNNLDREEQDYALEVASAGVSTPLKMVRQYRKNIGRTLKVKTATETIEALLEQVSDESITLSWTAREPKKIGKGKETVEHKREIPYSDIKEAIVTIIFN